CACTACGGCCCCAATAAAGCCAGCCTGCTCCACGGCATCGCGCACGGTTTGACTGTAATCACTCGGCTGGCCGTTGGGGTAGCAGAACGGTCGGGGGCGCTCGCCCAGCTCTTCATTGATGCGCGCCAGGCAGGCATCCAGCTCTTTCGGTAGTTCGCTTGTCTGCACCTTGGGCAAGGTGGGATGGGTGCAGGTGTGCCCACCGACTTCGATACCGGCCTGCTCCAACTCCCGAAGTTGGTCCCAGCTTACGCTTGCAAACTCCGTCGGGGCCGCCTTGGGTAATACGAGCCCAAGCTGTTCTGCCATAGCTGCAATGGCAAGGTGCTTTTCTGCGTCTGGCAGGGTGAGCAGAACATCAATAAGGCGCTGCCAGGCAGTTCCATCTACCGTGATGCGTTGCTCAGCGACGGTGACTGCATCACTGCTCTCAGGCGTTCGATCCAGCAGCCACGCCACCTGGTCGGGCCACAGCCAGAGCTCACCGTCTACGAAGCCTGTGGTGGCAAACAGCGTGGCAGGTACCCCGTGCCGCTTCAAAATTGGCCAGGCCACACGATGGAAATCCTCATAGCCGTCGTCCACCGTCACCACTAAAGTGTGTGGGGGCAAGCGGGTGCCGTCGCGCAAAGCAGTTATTAGCGCTCCGGCAGTTATCGCGTGATGGTGTCGAGCGATGTAACGCACTTGCTGCTCAAAGGCAGCGGCGGACACAAAACCTGACTGCTCCGCTTCCGAGAAGCGGTGATACATCAATATGCGGGGATGGTTGCGCGTAAATTGGCGCGCAAGGCTATACAGGCCAGCTGGTCCGGCGAGTTTCACCAGCCGAGAGGTATTCATTGTTCCTCACCCTTGCACTAGCAACTGCCGGTACAGCGACAAATGCACATCAACCATGGTGCCTACCGAATACCGGGTAGTGGCCTCTTGGCGGGCCTTGGCGCCCATGGCGTGCCTGCGTGCTTCATCCCTCGCCAGCGTTAACAACGATTGCGATAACGCATCAATATCACCCACAGGATACAGAAATCCAGTGCGGCCGTCCGTAACCGCCTCCGGGTTGCCACCGGTACGGGTGCACACCACCGGCAAGCCTGCCTGCATGTACTCCACTATGGCGTTGGAAAAGCCCTCAGACTCGCTGCACAACACCCCGACATCCAGTTGCGGAAGCAGCCCCGCCACATCGCTGCGGGAGCCGAGAAAATGGACTCTTTCTCCTACACCCAACTCTGCGGCGACCTCGCGCAACCGCCCGACATCGCCGCCGCCGACAATCACCACATCTAATGCAGGGACGTCATCCCTGATGAGCGCCAGCGCATTAACAAGGTCCGCAATCCGCTTTATCGGACGAATGTTGGCCACAATGCCCGCCAGCACATGACCACGCCCGCGCAACTCCGCCAGCAACTGATCACCATCCGCAGACGACACGGGTTCCCTCACGCCATTGGGAATCACATGAATACGCTCAGGCGGAATGCGCTCAACCTCAGCCGTTATCTCCTTGACCGCCTGGCTGTTCACCACACAGGCAGTCACAAACCGACCCGTTTGCCGCAGCAACGCCTTGTAGGTCGGTGTGTACCAATAACCCATGTCCCGTCGGGAGATAATGGTGCGGACACCTGCTAATCGGAACATGGGTGGCGCAAGCAGGGAGCTATCGTTAAAGAAGGTGTGGGCCAGACGATAACCCTGCTTGCGCTTCTGCCGACCCAGGCGGTACATGGCTCGCCACGTGGCGAACGAACGAACGCTGGAATGGCCGAGCACCGTGACTG
This genomic window from Natronocella acetinitrilica contains:
- a CDS encoding polysaccharide deacetylase family protein codes for the protein MNTSRLVKLAGPAGLYSLARQFTRNHPRILMYHRFSEAEQSGFVSAAAFEQQVRYIARHHHAITAGALITALRDGTRLPPHTLVVTVDDGYEDFHRVAWPILKRHGVPATLFATTGFVDGELWLWPDQVAWLLDRTPESSDAVTVAEQRITVDGTAWQRLIDVLLTLPDAEKHLAIAAMAEQLGLVLPKAAPTEFASVSWDQLRELEQAGIEVGGHTCTHPTLPKVQTSELPKELDACLARINEELGERPRPFCYPNGQPSDYSQTVRDAVEQAGFIGAVVAHADHASHADVYQLRRHSSSANPFQFMKAASGIEWLGRRIKNRGAAA
- a CDS encoding glycosyltransferase, which codes for MSEESEHPLGVLLLIDHYQNPHAGTEGQLYSLAQGLVSYGVRCELVALQPSAYLESGAFPCPVTVLGHSSVRSFATWRAMYRLGRQKRKQGYRLAHTFFNDSSLLAPPMFRLAGVRTIISRRDMGYWYTPTYKALLRQTGRFVTACVVNSQAVKEITAEVERIPPERIHVIPNGVREPVSSADGDQLLAELRGRGHVLAGIVANIRPIKRIADLVNALALIRDDVPALDVVIVGGGDVGRLREVAAELGVGERVHFLGSRSDVAGLLPQLDVGVLCSESEGFSNAIVEYMQAGLPVVCTRTGGNPEAVTDGRTGFLYPVGDIDALSQSLLTLARDEARRHAMGAKARQEATTRYSVGTMVDVHLSLYRQLLVQG